The Sphingobium sp. BYY-5 genome contains a region encoding:
- a CDS encoding PBP1A family penicillin-binding protein, producing the protein MTEPMNESVPPVDPAAPPPGSGAREFGAGPPSAFAPPTPWRRRFQIFGWMVAGGLAVLMLLIAWLAVTAPLSRSLKPIAPPAISLTSADGHLIARRGAVIDKPVTMAELPAHVPQAFMAIEDRRFQSHWGVDPRGVARAMWHNFRSDGSSQGGSTITQQLAKGVFLSSDRTFGRKAREALIAVWLEAWLTKDQIMERYLSNVYFGDNVYGLRAAARHYFNRSPDRLTIPQAAMLAGLLKAPSRLAPTSNLKGARTRAALVTQAMVDAGYISQAERNALPPFRLNVHDDPDPTSGTYFADWVLPQARDRAGAVYGEQEVATTLDWRIQRLAEAAIRRAPLGQAQAALVAMKPDGSVVAMVGGKNYEKSSFNRAVQAKRQPGSTFKLFVYLAAFRAGMTPDDMIDDTPITTGAYRPANHGGKYRGRITLRQAFAASSNVAAVRLTQKVGVDNVIKVARDLGVTAPLTEDLSLALGTSEMPLVELAEAYASVAAGAYPVLAHGLPPEEQSWFEKLMQRQRRFSDDQLEMIRDLLSSAANRGTGSAAALRTSTFGKTGTTQDSRDAIFVGYAGGLVTAVWIGNDDNAPLPGGAAGGGIPARIWRNFMSGAINEPVEKVPEEEQDPDLVNAIANIAVETGIGNVGVGVDQGGMTVNIGGNQVLRIPSDQPLPLPPPTTPPPRIAPTQPEGEDGGP; encoded by the coding sequence ATGACCGAACCGATGAACGAGTCCGTCCCACCCGTCGATCCGGCCGCGCCACCGCCAGGGAGTGGGGCGCGCGAATTTGGCGCGGGGCCGCCCAGCGCCTTCGCGCCCCCCACACCCTGGCGGCGGCGCTTCCAGATTTTCGGATGGATGGTCGCAGGCGGTCTGGCCGTGCTGATGCTGCTGATCGCCTGGCTGGCGGTCACGGCGCCGCTGTCCCGTTCCCTGAAACCGATCGCCCCGCCCGCCATCAGCCTGACGTCGGCGGACGGGCATCTGATCGCCCGGCGTGGCGCGGTGATCGACAAGCCGGTGACGATGGCCGAACTGCCCGCCCATGTACCGCAGGCCTTCATGGCGATCGAGGACCGTCGCTTCCAGAGTCATTGGGGTGTCGATCCGCGCGGGGTCGCGCGCGCCATGTGGCATAATTTCCGGTCTGACGGCTCCTCGCAGGGCGGCAGCACCATCACCCAGCAGCTTGCCAAGGGCGTGTTCCTCTCCAGCGACCGCACCTTTGGACGGAAAGCGCGCGAGGCGCTGATCGCGGTCTGGCTCGAAGCCTGGCTGACCAAGGACCAGATCATGGAGCGGTATCTCTCCAACGTCTATTTCGGCGACAATGTCTATGGCCTGCGCGCCGCCGCGCGCCATTATTTCAACCGATCGCCCGACCGGCTGACCATCCCGCAGGCGGCGATGCTGGCCGGGCTGCTGAAGGCGCCCTCGCGCCTCGCCCCCACCTCCAACCTGAAAGGCGCGCGCACCCGCGCCGCGCTGGTGACGCAGGCGATGGTGGATGCGGGTTATATCAGCCAGGCCGAACGCAACGCCCTGCCGCCCTTCCGACTCAATGTGCATGACGATCCCGATCCGACCAGCGGCACCTATTTCGCCGACTGGGTGCTGCCGCAGGCGCGCGACCGGGCCGGGGCCGTCTATGGCGAGCAGGAAGTGGCAACCACACTCGACTGGCGGATCCAACGGCTCGCCGAAGCCGCGATCCGCCGCGCGCCGCTGGGCCAGGCCCAGGCCGCTTTGGTGGCGATGAAGCCCGACGGCAGCGTCGTCGCCATGGTCGGCGGGAAAAATTACGAGAAGAGCAGCTTCAACCGCGCGGTGCAGGCAAAGCGCCAGCCGGGATCGACCTTCAAGCTGTTCGTCTATCTCGCCGCCTTCCGGGCCGGCATGACTCCCGATGACATGATCGACGACACGCCGATCACCACCGGCGCCTATCGCCCGGCCAATCATGGCGGCAAATATCGCGGTCGCATCACCCTGCGCCAGGCCTTCGCCGCGTCGAGCAACGTCGCCGCCGTGCGCCTGACCCAGAAGGTCGGCGTCGACAATGTCATCAAGGTCGCCCGCGACCTGGGCGTCACCGCGCCGCTGACGGAGGATCTCAGCCTGGCGCTCGGCACGTCGGAAATGCCGCTGGTCGAACTGGCCGAAGCCTATGCCTCGGTCGCGGCGGGCGCCTATCCGGTACTTGCCCACGGCCTCCCGCCAGAGGAACAGAGCTGGTTCGAAAAGCTGATGCAACGCCAGCGCCGGTTCAGCGACGACCAACTGGAAATGATCCGCGACCTGCTTTCGTCCGCCGCCAATCGCGGGACCGGCAGCGCGGCGGCGCTGCGCACCAGCACGTTCGGCAAGACAGGCACGACACAGGACAGCCGTGACGCCATCTTCGTGGGCTATGCCGGCGGGCTGGTGACGGCGGTGTGGATCGGCAATGATGACAATGCCCCCCTGCCCGGCGGCGCGGCCGGTGGCGGCATCCCCGCGCGCATCTGGCGCAATTTCATGAGCGGCGCGATCAACGAGCCGGTCGAGAAGGTGCCGGAGGAGGAGCAGGACCCCGATCTGGTCAATGCCATCGCCAATATCGCCGTCGAAACCGGCATCGGCAATGTCGGCGTGGGCGTCGATCAGGGTGGCATGACGGTCAATATCGGCGGCAATCAGGTCCTCCGCATCCCGTCCGATCAGCCCCTTCCCCTGCCGCCGCCAACTACGCCACCGCCCCGCATCGCCCCGACCCAGCCCGAAGGCGAGGATGGCGGGCCGTAA
- a CDS encoding NAD(P)/FAD-dependent oxidoreductase, which yields MADYDAIVLGAGAAGMMCASVAGQRGRQVLLVDHTDAPGKKILISGGGRCNFTNIHTAADRYLSTNPHFAKSALGRYTAQDFIALVDHYGIAWHEKTLGQLFCDGSARQIVALLEEECAKGGVTMALGQPIADIGHGDGLYRVRIGAVEHRAPALVLATGGPSIPKLGATGFAYDIARRFGLAVVQPRPALVPFTLGPEDALFQSLSGVSADVEVRWNKTRFREAALFTHRGLSGPAMLQISSYWQHRTPIPVNFLPDRSIDWLLDEKRERPRVALRRVLGQVLPERLADALLERIGAQGELGNLSDKILRQAGARLADWPFVPSGTEGYAKAEVTVGGIATAGLSSRTMEAAKTPGLYAIGEAVDVTGWLGGYNFQWAWASGWAAGQAL from the coding sequence ATGGCTGATTATGACGCGATCGTCCTGGGCGCGGGCGCGGCGGGCATGATGTGCGCCAGCGTCGCGGGGCAACGCGGCAGGCAGGTGCTGCTGGTCGACCATACCGATGCGCCGGGCAAGAAGATCCTGATTTCCGGCGGTGGGCGGTGCAACTTCACCAATATCCACACCGCGGCCGACCGCTATCTGTCCACCAATCCGCATTTCGCCAAGTCGGCGCTGGGCCGCTATACGGCGCAGGATTTCATTGCGCTGGTCGATCACTATGGCATCGCCTGGCACGAAAAGACGCTGGGGCAGCTCTTCTGCGACGGGTCTGCCAGGCAGATCGTCGCGCTGCTGGAAGAGGAATGCGCCAAGGGCGGCGTCACCATGGCGCTGGGCCAGCCGATTGCGGATATCGGCCATGGCGACGGGCTATACCGGGTGCGTATCGGCGCGGTCGAGCATCGCGCGCCTGCGCTGGTGCTGGCGACGGGCGGGCCGTCCATTCCCAAGCTGGGCGCGACCGGCTTCGCCTATGATATCGCTCGGCGCTTTGGCCTGGCGGTGGTGCAGCCGCGCCCGGCGCTGGTGCCTTTCACCCTGGGGCCGGAGGACGCGCTGTTCCAGTCGCTGTCCGGCGTGTCGGCCGATGTCGAGGTGCGCTGGAACAAGACGCGGTTCCGTGAAGCGGCGCTCTTCACCCATCGCGGCCTGTCCGGCCCCGCGATGTTGCAGATCAGTTCCTATTGGCAGCACCGTACGCCGATCCCGGTCAATTTCCTGCCCGATCGCTCCATCGACTGGCTGCTGGATGAAAAGCGCGAGCGGCCGCGCGTCGCCCTGCGCCGCGTGCTGGGGCAGGTACTGCCCGAACGATTGGCCGACGCATTGCTGGAACGGATCGGGGCGCAGGGGGAATTGGGCAATCTTTCCGACAAGATATTGCGGCAGGCCGGCGCGCGCCTGGCCGACTGGCCGTTCGTGCCGTCTGGCACCGAAGGCTATGCCAAGGCGGAGGTGACGGTGGGCGGCATCGCCACGGCCGGTCTTTCGTCCCGCACCATGGAAGCGGCCAAGACGCCGGGCCTCTATGCCATCGGGGAGGCAGTGGACGTCACCGGATGGCTGGGCGGCTATAATTTTCAATGGGCCTGGGCCAGCGGCTGGGCCGCCGGGCAGGCGCTATAG
- a CDS encoding YaiI/YqxD family protein, whose translation MKILVDADACPVKEEIYKVAWRHEVPVTIVSNSPIRIPAHPLLDRVVVSDGFDAADDWIAERAGADSLCITADILLADRCLKAGAVVIAPNGKPFTSSSIGAAVATRAIMADLRAGAVGDPIGGPPPFSKADRSRFLSSLDEALVRLKRGR comes from the coding sequence ATGAAGATTTTGGTCGACGCCGATGCCTGCCCCGTGAAGGAGGAAATCTATAAGGTCGCCTGGCGGCATGAAGTGCCCGTGACAATCGTCAGCAACAGCCCGATCCGGATTCCCGCCCATCCCCTGCTCGACCGGGTGGTGGTGAGCGACGGTTTCGACGCCGCCGACGACTGGATTGCGGAGCGGGCGGGGGCGGATAGCCTGTGCATCACGGCGGACATATTGCTCGCCGACCGGTGCCTGAAGGCGGGCGCTGTCGTGATTGCACCCAATGGCAAGCCCTTCACGTCGAGTTCAATCGGCGCGGCCGTCGCGACGCGGGCGATCATGGCGGATTTGCGCGCGGGCGCCGTGGGCGATCCGATCGGCGGGCCGCCGCCCTTCTCCAAGGCCGACCGGTCGCGCTTTCTGTCTTCGCTGGATGAGGCGCTGGTGCGCTTGAAGCGGGGCCGCTGA
- a CDS encoding iron-sulfur cluster assembly scaffold protein, translating into MNAPLYNKDILRLAASIPHHQRLADPQASVEKRSPTCGSRVTADVRMAGGKLAEMGLDVKACALGQASAALMAAQAIGLTAEELADARDRLTAYLAGDSDDLDFWPGLAVLAPARAYPARHASIRLGFEAIAEAARMADA; encoded by the coding sequence ATGAACGCCCCCCTGTATAACAAGGACATATTGCGGCTCGCCGCCAGCATCCCGCATCACCAGCGCCTGGCCGATCCGCAGGCAAGCGTCGAGAAACGCTCACCCACCTGCGGGTCGCGCGTGACGGCGGACGTGCGGATGGCGGGCGGCAAGCTCGCGGAAATGGGGTTGGACGTGAAGGCCTGCGCTCTGGGCCAGGCGTCGGCAGCGCTGATGGCCGCCCAGGCGATTGGCCTGACGGCGGAGGAACTGGCCGATGCGCGCGATCGACTGACCGCCTATCTGGCCGGGGACAGCGACGATCTCGATTTCTGGCCGGGCCTTGCGGTGCTGGCTCCGGCGCGCGCCTATCCCGCCCGCCACGCCTCGATCCGCCTGGGGTTCGAAGCCATCGCCGAAGCCGCGCGGATGGCCGACGCCTGA
- a CDS encoding cation:proton antiporter has product MSGATSPISATDILLSEGVILLGAAVFFVMLFRRFGLGAVLGYLVAGALVGSQGLGLVGGAESKLAIAEIGIVLLLFLVGLELHPARLWRLKRDIFALGLAQVVICGCALTAIIFYSTGFTWGAAIALGLPLALSSTAQVLPSLKSSGRINSPFGEKVFSILLFQDLSIVPLITIVAALSRNPTDVGGPPGWMMAGYTVAAIAGLVLAGRFILRPLLALVGRLGERELFVTVGLFTVLAAAALMHSLHLSTALGAFVAGVMLADSPYRHEIEADVEPFRSILLGLFFLAVGMVLDLRAVAANPLFVLSMAAALVITKAAIISGLARLFGMNWQQALGAGLLLSQGGEFGFVLFAQAQGALLIAPQAASLFSAIVTFSMATTPFLMLFARRFEFARPKDGGDLSGPEDAPRGNAIIVGYGRFGQTVAQMLMGHGFGVTLIDKKPAQIEVSSQFDMKVYYGDGTRIDLLRRAGAEEARLIAFCIDDPSLDTRALGPITEAFPQAALMVRVFDRRQLLAVQDMDLAGVVREVYESAICMGVRAMQALGVPQEEVEEVERQYRANDEQRLAVQIETGTLLAAKDLMYRPGKAMRLLSRGDGEEI; this is encoded by the coding sequence ATGTCCGGTGCCACAAGCCCCATCAGCGCAACCGACATACTCTTGTCCGAAGGCGTCATCCTGCTGGGCGCCGCCGTCTTCTTCGTCATGCTCTTTCGCCGGTTCGGTCTGGGCGCCGTGCTCGGCTATCTGGTCGCGGGCGCGCTGGTCGGATCGCAGGGGCTGGGCCTGGTCGGCGGAGCCGAATCGAAGCTCGCCATTGCCGAAATCGGCATCGTCCTGCTGCTCTTCCTCGTCGGCCTCGAACTCCACCCGGCGCGGCTCTGGCGATTGAAGCGCGACATTTTCGCCCTGGGTCTGGCGCAAGTCGTCATATGCGGCTGCGCGCTGACCGCGATCATCTTCTATTCGACCGGCTTCACCTGGGGCGCAGCGATCGCGCTCGGCCTGCCGCTTGCCCTCTCCTCGACCGCGCAGGTGCTGCCCAGCCTCAAGAGTAGCGGCCGCATCAACTCGCCCTTCGGCGAAAAGGTCTTCTCAATCCTGCTGTTCCAGGATCTCTCGATCGTCCCGCTCATCACCATCGTCGCCGCCCTCTCCCGCAATCCGACCGACGTCGGCGGCCCGCCGGGATGGATGATGGCGGGCTATACCGTCGCCGCAATCGCCGGCCTGGTGCTGGCCGGACGCTTCATCCTGCGCCCCCTCCTCGCGCTGGTCGGGCGGCTGGGGGAGCGTGAACTGTTCGTCACGGTCGGCCTGTTCACCGTCCTTGCCGCCGCCGCGCTGATGCACAGCCTGCATCTATCGACCGCGCTGGGCGCCTTCGTCGCGGGCGTGATGCTGGCCGATTCACCCTATCGCCACGAAATAGAGGCGGATGTCGAACCGTTTCGCTCGATCCTGCTCGGCCTCTTCTTCCTGGCCGTGGGCATGGTGCTGGATTTGCGCGCGGTGGCGGCCAACCCGCTCTTCGTCCTCTCCATGGCGGCGGCGCTGGTCATCACCAAGGCCGCGATCATCTCCGGCCTCGCCCGCCTGTTCGGCATGAACTGGCAGCAGGCGCTGGGCGCGGGCCTGCTTCTCTCCCAGGGCGGTGAATTCGGCTTCGTCCTCTTCGCCCAGGCGCAGGGCGCATTGCTGATCGCGCCGCAGGCGGCCAGCCTGTTCAGCGCCATCGTCACCTTCTCCATGGCGACGACCCCATTCCTGATGCTGTTCGCCCGCCGCTTCGAATTTGCGCGGCCCAAGGATGGCGGCGACCTGTCCGGCCCCGAAGACGCGCCGCGTGGCAACGCCATCATCGTGGGCTATGGCCGCTTCGGCCAGACCGTCGCGCAGATGCTGATGGGCCACGGCTTCGGCGTCACCCTGATCGACAAGAAGCCCGCGCAGATCGAGGTGTCGAGCCAGTTCGACATGAAAGTCTATTATGGCGACGGCACCCGCATCGACCTGCTCCGCCGCGCGGGCGCTGAAGAGGCGCGGCTGATCGCTTTCTGCATCGACGATCCCTCGCTCGACACCCGCGCGCTGGGACCGATCACCGAAGCCTTCCCGCAGGCCGCGCTGATGGTCCGCGTGTTCGACCGGCGGCAATTGCTGGCGGTGCAGGACATGGATCTGGCCGGGGTGGTCCGCGAGGTCTACGAATCGGCCATCTGCATGGGCGTGCGGGCGATGCAGGCGCTGGGCGTGCCGCAGGAGGAAGTGGAAGAGGTCGAGCGCCAATATCGCGCCAATGATGAACAGCGTCTCGCCGTCCAGATCGAAACTGGCACTTTGCTGGCGGCCAAAGATTTGATGTATCGACCGGGCAAGGCGATGCGGTTGCTCAGTAGAGGGGATGGAGAAGAAATATGA
- a CDS encoding DUF423 domain-containing protein: MIALLACLSAAIAIGAGAFGAHGVTDPKAAEWLRTGGLYQLIHAVAAVAIMGLARGAAALLLVGAAIFAFTLYAMALGGPKWLGAVTPIGGTLMIAGWLWAAWSFTRP, translated from the coding sequence ATGATCGCGTTATTGGCCTGCCTGTCGGCAGCGATCGCTATCGGCGCGGGCGCATTCGGGGCGCATGGCGTCACCGATCCCAAGGCCGCCGAATGGCTGCGCACCGGCGGCCTGTACCAGTTGATCCACGCCGTAGCGGCAGTGGCCATCATGGGCCTGGCGCGCGGGGCGGCGGCCCTGCTGCTCGTCGGCGCGGCGATCTTCGCCTTCACCCTCTACGCCATGGCGCTGGGTGGACCGAAATGGCTGGGCGCGGTCACGCCGATCGGCGGCACGCTGATGATCGCGGGATGGCTCTGGGCCGCCTGGAGCTTCACCCGGCCCTGA
- a CDS encoding transcriptional repressor, which translates to MADHHHHQEPTGAKLADAARATLEAQNEQWTPMRAAIFDALAAEEKPASAYDIADTVSKARGKRVAPNSVYRILDLFVANNIAMRVESANAYIANAHPGCHHDCIFLVCRNCKQATHVDDDKVTGQVRTIAEQEGFRPERPVIEILGVCAKCAA; encoded by the coding sequence ATGGCCGACCATCATCATCACCAGGAACCGACCGGCGCGAAGCTGGCCGACGCCGCGCGCGCTACGCTGGAGGCGCAGAACGAGCAATGGACGCCGATGCGCGCCGCCATTTTCGACGCGCTGGCGGCCGAGGAAAAGCCGGCCTCCGCCTATGACATCGCCGACACCGTGTCGAAGGCACGCGGCAAGCGGGTGGCGCCCAACAGCGTCTATCGCATCCTGGACCTGTTCGTGGCGAACAACATCGCCATGCGGGTGGAAAGCGCCAACGCCTATATCGCCAACGCCCATCCAGGCTGCCATCATGACTGCATCTTCCTGGTCTGCCGCAACTGCAAGCAGGCCACCCATGTCGATGACGACAAGGTGACGGGCCAGGTCCGCACCATCGCCGAACAGGAAGGTTTCCGCCCCGAACGGCCGGTGATCGAGATATTGGGCGTCTGCGCCAAATGCGCAGCCTGA
- a CDS encoding TIGR02594 family protein, producing the protein MTSRSKAAIEQIQHTLARKGFDPGIIDGVWGRRTESAVKAFQRSEGLVADGIVGPKTWKALLGETEKIVSADNPAIPWFQEARRLIGVREVVGPGNNPKIIDWAKHTGIDYDSDDIPWCGLFVAHCVSATLAGEALPANPLGARAWQRFGTTCERTLGAILVFWRGSRNGWLGHVGFYAGEDGSAYHVLGGNQGDSVSITRIAKDRLLDARWPATAPKTGAGPLILAANETFFSTNEA; encoded by the coding sequence ATGACAAGTAGATCAAAAGCGGCGATTGAACAGATCCAACATACGCTGGCGCGCAAGGGGTTCGATCCGGGAATCATCGACGGTGTTTGGGGGCGGCGTACAGAGTCTGCCGTCAAGGCTTTCCAGCGGTCGGAGGGTCTGGTGGCTGACGGCATCGTCGGACCCAAGACGTGGAAGGCCCTGCTCGGCGAAACCGAAAAGATCGTCAGTGCGGACAATCCCGCCATTCCCTGGTTCCAGGAAGCGCGCCGCCTGATCGGCGTGCGTGAAGTGGTGGGGCCGGGCAATAATCCCAAGATCATCGATTGGGCGAAACATACCGGGATCGACTATGATTCGGACGATATTCCCTGGTGCGGCCTGTTCGTCGCCCATTGCGTCAGCGCGACGCTGGCGGGGGAGGCGCTGCCCGCCAATCCGCTGGGCGCGCGCGCCTGGCAACGGTTCGGTACGACATGTGAGCGGACCTTGGGCGCGATCCTGGTCTTCTGGCGCGGCAGCCGGAATGGCTGGCTGGGGCATGTCGGCTTCTATGCCGGCGAGGATGGCAGCGCCTATCATGTGCTGGGCGGCAATCAGGGCGACAGTGTGTCGATCACCCGCATCGCCAAGGATCGGCTGCTCGACGCCCGCTGGCCCGCGACCGCGCCGAAGACCGGGGCCGGGCCGCTCATCCTGGCGGCGAACGAAACCTTCTTCTCGACCAACGAAGCCTGA
- the dxs gene encoding 1-deoxy-D-xylulose-5-phosphate synthase has protein sequence MNDLPHTPLLDQVIWPSDLRTLKPEQLRQLADELRQEVISAVGVTGGHLGSGLGVVELTTAIHYVFDTPNDKLVWDVGHQCYPHKILTGRRDRIRTLRQGGGLSGFTKRAESDYDPFGAAHSSTSISAALGFAVANKMQDKPGKGIAVIGDGAMSAGMAYEAMNNARDAGNRLIVILNDNDMSIAPPVGGLSAYLARLVSSREFLGLRDLAKRLARKLPRPLHKAAKKTDEFARGMAMGGTLFEELGFYYVGPVDGHNLDQLIPVLENVRDAAEGPCLIHVVTQKGKGYAPAEAAADKYHGVQKFDVITGTQAKAPPGPPSYTHVFAQALIAEAQRDPAVCAITAAMPAGTGLDQFELAFPNRSFDVGIAEQHAVTFAAGLAAQGMRPFCAIYSTFLQRAYDQVVHDVAIQNLPVRFAIDRAGLVGADGSTHAGSFDVTYLASLPNFVVMAAADEAELVHMVHTCAMHDSSPIAVRYPRGNGTGIAMPEVPERLEIGKGRIVREGRQVAILSLGTRLEEALKAAEALEAKGLSTTVADLRFAKPLDEALIRKLLTTHEVAVTIEEGAIGGLGAHVLTLASDLGLIDNGLKLRTMRLPDIFQDQDKPEKQYAQARLDADAIVDTVLTALRHNSVGTEARA, from the coding sequence ATGAACGACCTACCCCACACACCGCTGCTCGATCAGGTCATCTGGCCGTCGGACCTGCGCACTCTCAAGCCCGAACAGCTTCGCCAGTTGGCCGACGAACTGCGGCAGGAGGTGATTTCCGCCGTGGGCGTGACCGGCGGTCATCTGGGGTCGGGCCTAGGCGTCGTCGAACTGACGACCGCCATCCATTATGTGTTCGACACCCCCAACGACAAGCTGGTGTGGGACGTCGGCCACCAATGCTATCCGCACAAGATATTGACCGGCCGGCGCGACCGTATCCGCACCCTGCGTCAGGGCGGCGGCCTCAGCGGCTTCACCAAGCGCGCCGAGTCCGACTATGACCCCTTCGGCGCGGCGCACAGTTCCACATCGATCAGCGCGGCACTGGGTTTCGCCGTCGCCAACAAGATGCAGGACAAGCCGGGCAAGGGCATCGCCGTGATCGGCGACGGCGCCATGTCGGCGGGCATGGCCTATGAGGCGATGAACAATGCCCGCGACGCCGGCAATCGCCTGATCGTCATCCTCAACGACAATGACATGTCGATCGCCCCGCCGGTGGGCGGCCTTTCCGCCTATCTCGCCCGGCTGGTGTCGAGCCGCGAGTTCCTGGGCCTGCGCGACCTTGCCAAGCGACTCGCACGCAAACTGCCCCGCCCGCTCCACAAGGCGGCGAAGAAGACCGACGAATTTGCGCGCGGCATGGCGATGGGCGGCACCCTGTTCGAGGAACTGGGCTTCTATTATGTCGGCCCGGTCGACGGCCATAATCTCGACCAGTTGATCCCGGTGCTGGAAAATGTCCGCGACGCGGCCGAAGGGCCGTGCTTGATCCATGTCGTGACGCAGAAGGGCAAGGGCTATGCCCCGGCCGAAGCGGCGGCGGACAAATATCATGGCGTGCAGAAATTCGACGTCATCACCGGCACGCAGGCCAAGGCGCCGCCCGGACCGCCCAGCTACACCCATGTCTTCGCCCAGGCATTGATCGCCGAAGCGCAGCGCGATCCCGCCGTCTGCGCCATCACCGCAGCCATGCCGGCGGGCACCGGCCTCGACCAGTTCGAACTGGCCTTCCCCAACCGCAGCTTCGACGTCGGTATCGCCGAACAACATGCCGTGACCTTCGCGGCGGGCCTGGCGGCGCAGGGAATGCGCCCCTTCTGCGCCATCTATTCGACCTTCCTGCAACGCGCCTATGACCAGGTGGTGCATGACGTGGCGATCCAGAATCTGCCGGTCCGCTTCGCCATCGACCGCGCCGGGCTGGTCGGCGCAGACGGATCGACCCATGCCGGCAGCTTCGATGTCACCTATCTCGCCAGCCTGCCCAATTTCGTGGTGATGGCCGCCGCCGACGAAGCAGAACTGGTCCATATGGTCCACACCTGCGCCATGCACGACAGCAGCCCGATCGCCGTGCGCTATCCGCGCGGCAACGGCACCGGCATCGCCATGCCGGAAGTCCCCGAGCGGCTGGAGATCGGCAAGGGCCGCATCGTGCGCGAAGGGCGGCAGGTCGCGATCCTCTCGCTCGGCACCCGGCTGGAGGAAGCGCTCAAGGCCGCCGAAGCGCTGGAGGCCAAGGGCCTGTCCACCACCGTCGCCGACCTGCGCTTTGCCAAGCCGCTGGACGAGGCGCTGATCCGTAAGCTGCTGACCACCCATGAAGTCGCCGTGACGATCGAGGAAGGCGCGATCGGCGGCCTGGGCGCGCATGTGCTGACCCTGGCGAGCGATCTGGGCCTCATCGACAATGGCCTGAAACTGCGCACCATGCGCCTGCCCGACATCTTCCAGGACCAGGACAAGCCGGAAAAACAATATGCCCAGGCGCGACTGGACGCCGACGCGATCGTGGACACGGTGCTGACCGCCCTGCGCCACAACAGCGTGGGGACGGAGGCGCGGGCCTGA